A portion of the Homalodisca vitripennis isolate AUS2020 chromosome 2, UT_GWSS_2.1, whole genome shotgun sequence genome contains these proteins:
- the LOC124356191 gene encoding uncharacterized protein LOC124356191, with protein sequence MAVLWSFTTFATLAIYFTAHFALAAPPPKAPNPLLPDFNWGPMGFCAYGNNALCGPSDKAGFFKNQQGGFWVYCCPGYYCYPDDKTVKRNHMGPDFHCVPSGTQKEIAKPTRPTRPTRRPRN encoded by the exons ATGGCTGTTCTCTGGAGTTTTACAACATTCGCCACTCTTGCAATATATTTTACGGCACACTTCGCTCTTGCCGCACCGCCACCTAAGGCCCCCAACCCTTTGCTCCCTGACTTTAACTGGGGACCAATGGGATTTTGCGCGTATGGAAATAATGCTCTG TGTGGTCCCAGTGACAAGGCAGGCTTCTTCAAGAACCAACAGGGCGGTTTTTGGGTCTACTGCTGCCCAGGCTACTACTGTTATCCCGATGATAAAACAGTCAAAAGAAACCACATGGGGCCGGACTTCCACTGCGTGCCGTCAGGCACACAGAAAGAAATTGCAAAACCTACAAGACCTACAAGACCTACAAGACGACCAAGGAACTGA